In Geopsychrobacter electrodiphilus DSM 16401, a single window of DNA contains:
- the moaA gene encoding GTP 3',8-cyclase MoaA gives MRDTFNRKIDYLRISVTDRCNLRCRYCMPEEGVPSVGHGQVLSFEELFRVARIAVEQGVCKIRLTGGEPLVRKGLISFVERLCQLPQQPELTLTSNGLLLAAQAGELKSVGLQRVNVSLDTLKPERFEQITRRPGLEQVLAGIYAAEAAGLLPLKLNMVPIRGVNADEIADFARLTFAHNWQVRFIEFMPVSGGLDYPPESRFSAAEITEVLRGIAPLQELARKGPAGPARLFQYAGAKGVVGVIPAVSEHFCGECNRLRLTSDGFLRPCLFCENEIDLRTPLRAGCSDDDLVRLLRGAVEIKPERHHLAEEQGVQTRIRKMQGIGG, from the coding sequence TTGCGCGATACCTTCAATCGAAAAATAGATTATCTCCGTATCTCGGTGACCGATCGCTGCAACCTGCGCTGCCGTTACTGTATGCCGGAAGAGGGTGTTCCCTCGGTCGGTCACGGTCAGGTCCTCTCTTTCGAAGAACTCTTCCGCGTCGCCCGTATCGCGGTGGAACAGGGAGTGTGCAAGATTCGTCTGACCGGCGGTGAACCGCTGGTGCGCAAGGGCCTGATCTCCTTTGTCGAGCGACTCTGCCAACTGCCCCAGCAGCCGGAACTGACCCTGACCAGCAACGGCCTGTTGCTGGCTGCGCAGGCCGGTGAACTCAAAAGCGTCGGGCTGCAGCGCGTCAATGTCAGCCTCGATACCCTGAAGCCGGAACGGTTTGAGCAGATCACCCGGCGTCCCGGACTTGAGCAGGTACTCGCAGGGATCTACGCCGCCGAAGCCGCAGGTCTCTTGCCACTCAAACTCAATATGGTGCCGATTCGCGGGGTTAATGCCGATGAGATTGCCGATTTCGCGCGCCTGACCTTTGCGCACAACTGGCAGGTGCGTTTTATCGAGTTCATGCCGGTGAGTGGCGGCCTTGATTATCCTCCCGAAAGCCGGTTTTCTGCGGCTGAGATTACCGAAGTGTTACGCGGAATTGCCCCCCTGCAAGAGCTTGCACGCAAGGGGCCGGCCGGACCGGCGCGGCTGTTTCAATACGCCGGGGCCAAGGGAGTTGTCGGGGTGATTCCAGCCGTGTCTGAACACTTTTGCGGGGAATGCAACCGCTTGCGCTTGACCTCGGATGGCTTTTTGCGCCCCTGTCTCTTTTGTGAGAATGAGATTGACCTGCGCACCCCTCTGCGTGCGGGATGCAGTGATGATGACCTCGTCAGGCTGCTGCGTGGCGCGGTCGAGATCAAGCCGGAGAGACATCATCTTGCCGAAGAGCAAGGGGTTCAAACGCGAATCCGTAAGATGCAGGGGATCGGCGGCTGA
- a CDS encoding twin-arginine translocase TatA/TatE family subunit: MFGLGTQELLIILVLVMIVFGAGKLPQVGGALGKGLRNFKKGMNDATDGIEEAEVTEIEKKEKKDEQTEKKDDQKQS; encoded by the coding sequence ATGTTCGGACTTGGCACGCAGGAACTTTTAATTATTCTGGTTCTGGTAATGATCGTTTTCGGCGCCGGAAAACTGCCCCAGGTTGGAGGCGCACTCGGCAAGGGTCTACGCAACTTTAAAAAAGGGATGAATGACGCCACTGACGGGATCGAAGAGGCGGAAGTCACCGAGATCGAAAAGAAAGAAAAGAAGGACGAGCAAACAGAAAAGAAGGACGATCAAAAACAGAGCTGA
- a CDS encoding S8 family serine peptidase gives MMRFFCLLILACFSLASGLEAAPLSPSLQAVLQTSREPVAVIVRMTTTDVRSRVKGLTRKAARRTLIASLKQETQQGQGALIDYLHQQGVKKTTSLWLINGLAFSASPQLIAQLQSWPGVELISVNQTVPRPVVLPAATAAVEWNIDMIGAPQLWAQGFDGTGVVVASLDTGVDVTHPDLSGNWRGGTNSWFDPYSSSSLPYDPVTGDPLSEGHGTAVMGVMVGGRNGGSAIGVAPGAQWIAAKIFPDTGAADSAKIIQALGWALDPDNNPATDDGADIVNNSWGYESVLNQCLSASGLGLNDMQIALNNLIAADVAVIFSAGNTGPFASTSIPPGNMSGVLSVGAININKEVAFFSARGPSPCDAPGEVFPNLVAPGMSVRSAGLFSGYVSVDGTSFSAPQVAGALALLRQAFPGPSTSMTSLETAVEQLASDLGTPGADDVYGHGLLNVAAAYNQLQGINPLLVMIDPTPPSSDKIIDFASVAPLNSRSLSLLLKNGGGGSLVISGIDASLLDPAFSVVKDLCSGRSLSGGASCSVELGFAPQALGSYTSSLTVFSSDPAGSQTLTLKGLGNNAPPAATLLLPVDGAVGIARPVNFSWHRDMDLDGDQVTDFLLISAHGDFSDSTPITAALPQGLLLLAGGGIFWGLWGARRLKGWLWLVLILGLAFCLVSCGGSNASPASVLPNPSGGYQSTSLLPNTTYYWKVRSVDSRGGVSESVVRSFTTGI, from the coding sequence ATGATGCGTTTTTTCTGTCTGCTTATCCTCGCTTGTTTCAGCCTTGCTTCGGGACTGGAGGCTGCGCCCCTGTCTCCAAGTCTTCAAGCTGTCTTGCAGACGTCGCGCGAACCGGTCGCGGTGATTGTGCGGATGACGACCACCGATGTAAGGTCACGCGTGAAGGGGCTGACCCGCAAAGCTGCGCGGCGGACCCTGATTGCGTCTTTGAAGCAGGAGACTCAGCAAGGGCAGGGGGCTCTGATCGACTATTTACACCAGCAGGGGGTAAAAAAGACGACTTCGCTCTGGCTGATCAATGGTCTGGCGTTTTCGGCTAGTCCGCAACTTATCGCGCAACTGCAAAGCTGGCCCGGGGTGGAACTGATCAGTGTCAACCAGACAGTGCCGCGCCCGGTTGTTCTTCCCGCTGCGACGGCAGCTGTTGAATGGAACATTGATATGATCGGTGCGCCGCAACTCTGGGCGCAGGGGTTTGATGGGACGGGGGTGGTGGTCGCCAGCCTTGATACCGGGGTCGATGTGACGCATCCCGATCTCAGCGGCAACTGGCGGGGAGGTACAAACAGCTGGTTCGATCCTTACAGTTCGAGCAGTTTGCCCTATGATCCAGTTACCGGCGATCCTCTGAGTGAAGGGCACGGAACCGCCGTCATGGGGGTGATGGTCGGTGGCCGCAACGGTGGCAGTGCCATTGGCGTTGCCCCGGGCGCGCAGTGGATCGCGGCCAAAATATTTCCCGATACCGGCGCGGCCGATAGCGCCAAGATTATTCAGGCGCTGGGCTGGGCTCTTGATCCCGACAATAATCCCGCGACCGATGACGGTGCCGACATCGTCAATAATTCCTGGGGATATGAAAGTGTGCTCAATCAGTGTTTGAGCGCTTCAGGCCTCGGCTTGAATGATATGCAGATCGCCCTGAACAATCTGATAGCGGCAGATGTTGCCGTGATTTTTTCGGCGGGCAACACCGGCCCGTTTGCCAGCACTAGCATACCACCCGGGAACATGAGCGGTGTCCTGTCTGTTGGTGCTATCAATATAAACAAGGAGGTCGCTTTTTTCAGTGCGCGCGGGCCCTCCCCCTGCGATGCGCCGGGTGAGGTTTTTCCCAATCTGGTGGCCCCCGGAATGTCAGTCCGCAGTGCAGGCCTCTTTTCTGGCTACGTCAGTGTTGACGGGACGTCATTCTCGGCACCCCAGGTTGCCGGGGCGTTGGCCTTGTTACGCCAGGCATTTCCTGGACCTTCAACCAGCATGACCAGCCTGGAGACAGCCGTAGAACAGCTGGCGTCTGATCTGGGCACTCCGGGGGCGGATGACGTGTATGGCCATGGGCTGCTGAATGTCGCAGCGGCCTATAATCAGCTGCAGGGGATAAATCCGCTGCTGGTGATGATCGATCCGACCCCTCCGAGCAGCGATAAGATCATCGATTTTGCCAGCGTTGCGCCCTTAAACAGCCGCAGCCTGTCTCTGCTGCTGAAGAATGGCGGCGGCGGTTCGCTGGTCATCAGCGGTATTGATGCCAGCCTGCTTGATCCGGCTTTCAGTGTTGTCAAGGATCTGTGCAGCGGACGGTCGCTGAGCGGCGGCGCGAGCTGCAGTGTTGAGCTGGGGTTTGCGCCTCAGGCGCTGGGTAGTTACACGTCAAGTTTGACCGTTTTCAGCAGTGATCCTGCCGGTTCGCAAACCTTGACCCTGAAAGGGCTAGGGAATAACGCGCCACCGGCGGCTACCCTGCTTCTTCCCGTTGATGGAGCCGTCGGCATAGCACGTCCGGTCAACTTCAGCTGGCATCGCGATATGGATCTCGATGGCGATCAGGTGACCGATTTTCTGCTGATTTCGGCGCATGGCGATTTCTCGGACAGCACCCCGATTACAGCGGCTCTTCCTCAGGGGCTGCTCCTGTTGGCCGGCGGTGGCATCTTCTGGGGTTTGTGGGGCGCACGGCGGCTGAAGGGTTGGCTCTGGCTGGTTCTGATTCTGGGCTTGGCGTTCTGCCTGGTCTCCTGTGGGGGCAGCAACGCCTCGCCGGCCTCAGTGCTGCCAAACCCGTCGGGGGGATATCAGTCGACCAGCCTGTTACCGAATACAACCTATTACTGGAAAGTCCGCTCTGTGGACAGCCGCGGTGGGGTGTCCGAAAGTGTCGTCAGGTCATTTACTACGGGCATCTAA
- a CDS encoding thiamine biosynthesis protein, which translates to MSKALGLMSGGLDSSLAAMTLMRQGIEVTGISFVTPFFGASKAKFAAEKIGFPLIVKEISDIHLQMVKNPKYGYGRNMNPCIDCHSMMFRLAGEIMQEQGFDFLFSGEVLGQRPMSQNANALSTVSIYSGHADKVLRPLSAKLLAITPMEESGLVDRERLLDIQGRSRKRQQELAVEWGFPEYPSSGGGCLLTESGFADRLRDLLEHDEQASVNDVQLLKVGRQFRLSDKCKMVLGRNQADNDAIHLLATGDRLRLRNADFNGPSGLLCGESNEAIIQTAAAIVASYGKGKDEPEVRVILDRNGEEQTVLVAPLNREDSIKLLV; encoded by the coding sequence ATGAGTAAAGCACTAGGACTTATGTCGGGGGGTCTGGATAGCAGTCTGGCCGCCATGACCCTGATGCGTCAAGGGATTGAAGTGACCGGCATCTCGTTCGTCACACCATTTTTCGGCGCCAGTAAAGCAAAGTTCGCTGCCGAAAAAATCGGCTTTCCGCTGATCGTCAAAGAGATCAGCGACATCCATCTGCAGATGGTCAAAAATCCGAAATACGGGTACGGTCGCAACATGAACCCCTGTATCGACTGCCATTCGATGATGTTTCGCCTGGCGGGAGAGATCATGCAGGAGCAGGGCTTCGACTTCCTCTTTTCGGGTGAAGTCCTTGGCCAGCGCCCGATGAGCCAGAACGCCAACGCCTTGAGTACCGTCAGTATCTACTCTGGTCATGCGGACAAGGTATTGCGACCACTATCGGCCAAGCTCCTGGCGATCACGCCGATGGAGGAGAGTGGTCTGGTCGATCGTGAACGCCTGCTCGATATCCAGGGACGCTCGCGCAAACGCCAGCAGGAGTTAGCTGTAGAATGGGGTTTTCCCGAGTATCCCTCCAGCGGCGGAGGCTGTCTGCTGACCGAATCCGGTTTTGCCGATCGCCTGCGCGATCTGCTTGAGCATGATGAACAGGCCAGCGTCAACGACGTTCAACTGCTCAAGGTCGGCCGTCAGTTTCGGCTGTCGGACAAGTGCAAAATGGTCCTCGGGCGCAACCAGGCTGACAACGATGCAATCCATCTTCTCGCCACCGGCGACCGCCTGCGCCTGCGCAACGCCGATTTCAATGGTCCCTCAGGTCTCCTCTGCGGCGAATCCAACGAAGCCATCATCCAGACCGCCGCGGCCATCGTCGCCAGTTACGGTAAGGGAAAGGATGAGCCCGAGGTCAGAGTGATTCTGGACCGCAATGGCGAAGAGCAAACCGTCCTGGTCGCACCCCTGAACCGCGAAGACTCGATTAAACTGCTGGTGTAG
- a CDS encoding MOSC domain-containing protein yields MNAKIVATCISTNKGERKTPVELVELRKEHGIIGDAHAGDWHRQISLLASESIAKMQALGLDVDSGDFAENLTTEGIDLVNLPIGTRLKVGETLLEVTQIGKECHNRCAIYEQAGDCVMPKEGIFARVIEAGIIKPGDTVIRL; encoded by the coding sequence AAAGGGGAACGTAAAACTCCGGTCGAGCTGGTTGAACTGCGAAAGGAACATGGAATTATTGGCGACGCCCACGCCGGGGACTGGCATCGTCAGATCAGCCTGCTCGCCAGCGAGAGCATTGCCAAGATGCAGGCGCTGGGGCTGGATGTCGACAGCGGCGACTTCGCCGAGAACCTGACGACCGAAGGGATTGACCTGGTCAATCTGCCGATCGGCACCCGTCTCAAGGTCGGTGAGACCCTGCTCGAAGTGACCCAGATCGGCAAGGAATGTCACAATCGCTGCGCCATCTACGAGCAGGCGGGTGATTGCGTAATGCCGAAAGAAGGAATCTTCGCACGGGTGATTGAAGCTGGGATTATCAAGCCCGGCGATACGGTCATTCGCCTTTAA
- the glp gene encoding gephyrin-like molybdotransferase Glp, with amino-acid sequence MLSYDEAIKLVLKNITPLPAIEKPLEDAGGLVLAETVSARWDLPTADNSAMDGFALHYESLPASRRLPVTGHTYAGHPFAGTIPAGAALRIMTGAPIPAGCDTVVPLEDVSEDAETICLNRELVRGQHVRHAGDEFRNGDLLLAAGTCLWAGEIGLLAAAGISRVRVHPAPRVAILSTGDELVELGEQPGPGQIINSNLHLLTARLREAGAEVIPLGIARDDIDDLDHRLQSGLQADLLLTSGGVSVGDKDQVQDAFIRLGFEKIFWKVAIKPGKPVLFGKIGNKPIFGLPGNPAASAATCEIFTIPALRRLAGHPDPLPPLLSAKLSRQVEGGGKRQAFLWGELQRKGNGYLFHPSIRQGSGQNRSLQGSCALLPIAAGAPDLEAGTRVEVLLMRLPRGRSYTE; translated from the coding sequence ATGCTCAGTTACGATGAAGCGATCAAGCTGGTCCTCAAGAATATCACCCCTCTGCCGGCGATCGAAAAACCCTTGGAAGACGCTGGCGGACTGGTTTTGGCTGAAACGGTGAGTGCGCGCTGGGATCTGCCGACGGCGGACAATTCAGCGATGGACGGCTTCGCCCTGCACTATGAAAGTCTGCCAGCCTCGCGCCGCCTGCCGGTGACAGGGCACACCTACGCCGGACACCCTTTCGCGGGGACGATTCCCGCCGGTGCCGCGTTGCGCATCATGACCGGAGCACCAATCCCCGCAGGTTGCGATACCGTGGTCCCGCTTGAGGATGTGAGTGAAGATGCAGAGACCATCTGTTTGAATCGAGAGCTGGTTCGCGGCCAGCATGTGCGCCACGCTGGAGACGAATTCCGCAACGGGGACCTGCTGCTCGCAGCTGGCACCTGTCTGTGGGCCGGTGAGATTGGCCTGCTGGCTGCGGCCGGCATCTCGCGGGTGCGCGTTCATCCGGCGCCGCGCGTAGCGATTCTTTCGACAGGCGATGAACTGGTCGAACTGGGAGAGCAACCCGGCCCGGGACAGATCATCAATTCGAACCTGCATCTGCTGACCGCCCGCCTGCGTGAAGCCGGAGCCGAAGTGATTCCGCTCGGCATCGCCCGGGACGATATAGACGATCTCGACCACCGACTGCAATCAGGTCTGCAAGCCGATCTGCTCTTGACCAGCGGCGGCGTCTCGGTCGGCGACAAGGATCAGGTTCAAGATGCCTTTATCCGCCTGGGATTCGAAAAAATCTTCTGGAAGGTCGCAATCAAACCGGGCAAGCCGGTGCTCTTCGGCAAGATCGGTAACAAACCGATTTTTGGCCTGCCGGGGAACCCCGCCGCTTCGGCAGCTACCTGTGAAATTTTCACCATCCCGGCGCTGCGGCGACTGGCAGGGCATCCCGATCCTCTGCCGCCGTTGCTCAGCGCAAAACTCAGTCGGCAGGTCGAGGGAGGTGGCAAACGGCAGGCCTTCCTCTGGGGAGAACTGCAGCGCAAAGGGAATGGCTATCTCTTCCACCCCTCAATCCGACAAGGATCGGGGCAGAATCGTTCACTCCAGGGATCCTGCGCACTGCTCCCGATTGCAGCCGGGGCACCCGACCTCGAAGCTGGCACCCGGGTCGAAGTGCTCCTCATGCGCCTCCCCCGGGGACGTAGCTATACTGAATAG